In Pseudomonas poae, a single genomic region encodes these proteins:
- a CDS encoding efflux RND transporter periplasmic adaptor subunit translates to MSKNLFAPFCLLALTLALSACDKSAAQAPEAPLAKVRIETLQAKPLSISSELSGRIAAPRIAEVRARVAGVVMQRVFKEGHDVKQGDVLFRIDPAPFKADLDSAQANLSKAEANAFQARLQEQRYSQLVEDKAISGQDYDNARAAVRQTNAEVAANKAAVERAKLNLGYATVTAPISGRIGRALVTEGALVGQNEATPLAIIQQLDPIHADLTQSTRELNDLRRAFRAGSLKQVGQDQAKATLIQDDGSLYPLPGKLLFAEISVDPGTGQIILRSEFPNPDLDLLPGSFVRVRLEQAVDKQGISVPQRAITRDSAGIPMVLLVDADQTVSQQPVELGAVVEDRWVVSSGLKAGDRIVVEGLQHARPGEKVQVEE, encoded by the coding sequence ATGTCGAAGAATCTGTTTGCGCCGTTTTGCCTGCTGGCCCTGACCCTCGCCCTCAGCGCTTGCGACAAATCGGCAGCCCAGGCGCCGGAAGCGCCGCTGGCCAAAGTGCGTATCGAAACCCTGCAAGCCAAGCCTCTGTCCATCAGCAGCGAGCTGAGCGGGCGCATTGCCGCGCCACGCATCGCCGAGGTGCGCGCGCGAGTGGCTGGCGTGGTGATGCAACGGGTATTCAAGGAAGGTCATGACGTGAAACAGGGCGACGTGCTGTTTCGTATCGATCCGGCGCCCTTCAAGGCCGATCTCGACAGCGCCCAAGCCAACCTGAGCAAAGCCGAAGCCAATGCGTTTCAGGCGCGCCTGCAAGAGCAGCGCTACAGCCAGTTGGTGGAAGACAAGGCCATCAGCGGCCAGGACTACGATAACGCCCGCGCCGCCGTGCGCCAGACCAACGCCGAAGTCGCCGCCAACAAGGCCGCTGTCGAACGCGCCAAGCTGAACCTGGGCTACGCCACCGTCACCGCGCCGATCTCCGGACGTATTGGCCGTGCGCTGGTGACCGAAGGTGCACTGGTGGGCCAGAACGAAGCCACCCCGCTGGCAATCATCCAGCAACTGGACCCGATCCACGCGGACCTGACCCAATCCACCCGCGAACTCAACGACCTGCGCCGTGCCTTTCGCGCTGGCAGCTTGAAACAGGTCGGTCAGGACCAGGCCAAGGCCACGTTGATCCAGGACGACGGCAGCCTGTACCCGCTGCCGGGTAAGTTGTTGTTCGCCGAGATCAGCGTCGACCCTGGCACTGGCCAGATCATCCTGCGCAGCGAATTCCCCAACCCCGACCTCGACCTGTTGCCTGGCAGCTTTGTGCGGGTACGCCTGGAACAAGCGGTCGACAAGCAAGGCATCAGCGTGCCGCAACGCGCCATCACCCGTGACAGCGCGGGTATCCCGATGGTGTTGCTGGTGGACGCCGACCAGACCGTGAGCCAGCAACCGGTTGAACTGGGTGCGGTGGTCGAAGACCGCTGGGTGGTCAGCAGCGGCCTGAAAGCCGGTGACCGCATTGTCGTCGAAGGCCTGCAACATGCGCGCCCCGGTGAAAAAGTCCAGGTAGAGGAATAA
- a CDS encoding molecular chaperone, whose product MKFIYVVIGTLLLSLNVYAGPSLQIGQFYDFMPGSQSSFLKRIHNSGTSTAFVKIEVKEIFYEKGGAREEPLKVVEGSTRDGLVASPARLIVPAKGTQGTRLLYTGDRSKERYFRVRFLPVVPEKEDKFAVSEAERETYEKNMSAGFNVMAGYGMVFFVRPSNTRFETKIDDGAKRYIIKNNGNSVVVIEGLKDCSASDEDKCAATRKVHLIPGLEYAFDKQPGRVYRYNLIEGDKRLR is encoded by the coding sequence ATGAAGTTTATTTACGTTGTGATTGGTACCTTGTTGTTGAGCTTGAATGTTTACGCAGGCCCTAGCCTGCAGATTGGTCAGTTCTATGACTTTATGCCGGGTAGTCAAAGTAGCTTTCTCAAGCGCATTCATAACTCCGGGACATCAACGGCATTTGTGAAAATCGAAGTGAAAGAAATTTTCTACGAGAAAGGTGGCGCTCGTGAAGAGCCGCTGAAAGTGGTTGAAGGCAGCACCCGAGACGGTTTGGTGGCGAGCCCGGCGCGTTTGATAGTACCGGCAAAAGGCACGCAGGGTACCCGGTTGTTGTACACCGGTGATCGCAGTAAAGAACGCTATTTCCGGGTTCGTTTCCTGCCAGTCGTTCCTGAGAAGGAGGATAAGTTCGCGGTCTCTGAGGCTGAGCGTGAAACCTACGAAAAAAACATGTCGGCGGGCTTCAATGTGATGGCTGGCTACGGGATGGTGTTCTTCGTTCGCCCGAGTAACACGCGGTTTGAGACTAAGATCGATGACGGTGCCAAGCGTTATATCATCAAAAACAACGGCAACAGCGTCGTGGTGATTGAAGGCCTCAAGGATTGCTCAGCCAGTGACGAAGACAAGTGCGCTGCTACAAGGAAAGTGCATTTGATTCCGGGGCTTGAATACGCTTTCGATAAACAGCCTGGCCGGGTTTATCGCTATAACCTGATTGAGGGAGATAAAAGACTCCGGTGA
- a CDS encoding pilus assembly protein PapC — MFSKTPIAGALALIFCAGAFAEESKTAVKSVSLLQQAEGLPAEFHEFFFDVPLAVRVEVDQQFLGEAMILLSRDERVTLVNFTDARDSDVPPAERDEWSAFLSQGVVLGTCKSGCPRQLLSVHYSLEDSMVSLVTANAERSSQTKQFHDQPEDGSVGLIVRNQLNISGGQQQNPAGRYGLEASASLGNWTHTFNAQISRMAGVSTGVNHAVHELHAQREMAGTFVRAGYFTPTTQGLTRPARTLGLGPDTVLGVMYGSSDSLVVDSLQPSLYPITVTPNRQAVAEIYRNGVLINSQQVASGLQTLDTRPLPGGIYEVEVRLLEDGQVISSTSELIYKPANWGNPENRWRYNLFAGRESRLLSNWQQDDEGAPTAGAAFNFLLHPRVVLGLSARQVKDQLQLGTSAEWTASDKTSLYTSVSQTKGEGTGIEVQGVHRYDGGSLVLRHQRSWLDTRNTYEVLPDGTQTRTRNTFNGQTSSTALSLNQRISSKSSVSAQVSHSQGYSEGVGVDLSWTRNTQLFGHQADWRVAVFDRPGTVGTANQRDRGIDLSVRMALGSDGHQLSGSVGSRTSREGARDANASVTYRRDLKDHVLQSVSATASSDTYGTGLAGTADFKTAKVSGSAHMQQSSYNGAVTGGLNLDSTLAISGKNVVFSSQSSTGEAGMIVDVESDLDDIQVRADDFNGTNAMLRPGRNFIPVSAYKSGTVSFDFEGNDVPAASIQPARTTYHLNKGGVEYRKIRIVKTVTVMGRLLDAGGKPLKGHHVINHASRGVSEVDGFFSLEMSESSPTLEVRHNSQLLCQFRLDPANQRRENDVLMVGDLRCHSDTLADAAYKTENAS; from the coding sequence ATGTTTTCGAAAACTCCAATCGCGGGGGCGCTTGCGCTAATTTTTTGCGCCGGCGCGTTCGCCGAAGAATCCAAAACGGCGGTTAAATCCGTTAGTTTGTTGCAGCAGGCCGAAGGTCTCCCCGCAGAGTTTCACGAGTTCTTTTTTGATGTGCCGTTGGCTGTTCGGGTGGAAGTCGATCAACAGTTTCTCGGCGAGGCAATGATTTTGTTGTCCCGCGATGAGCGGGTGACTTTGGTCAATTTCACCGATGCTCGCGACAGTGATGTGCCGCCCGCCGAACGCGACGAGTGGTCGGCGTTCCTGAGCCAAGGCGTGGTGCTGGGGACGTGCAAAAGTGGTTGCCCCCGCCAGTTGCTGAGCGTGCACTACAGCCTGGAAGACTCCATGGTGTCGTTGGTCACGGCCAATGCTGAGCGTAGCTCTCAGACCAAACAGTTCCATGATCAGCCCGAAGACGGCAGTGTTGGTTTGATCGTGCGCAACCAGTTGAACATCAGTGGTGGCCAGCAGCAGAACCCCGCAGGGCGTTATGGCCTTGAGGCGAGTGCGAGCCTGGGGAATTGGACACACACCTTTAATGCACAAATCTCGCGTATGGCGGGGGTGAGCACCGGTGTGAATCACGCTGTGCACGAGTTGCATGCGCAACGGGAAATGGCCGGTACTTTTGTGCGTGCCGGTTACTTCACCCCGACTACCCAAGGCTTGACCCGGCCAGCCCGCACACTCGGCCTGGGGCCGGACACAGTGCTTGGCGTAATGTACGGCAGTTCCGACAGCCTGGTCGTCGACAGTCTGCAACCCAGCCTGTACCCGATTACCGTAACGCCCAACCGTCAGGCCGTAGCAGAGATCTACCGCAATGGCGTGCTGATCAATAGCCAACAAGTCGCCAGTGGTTTGCAAACCTTGGATACCCGGCCCTTGCCTGGCGGAATTTACGAGGTAGAAGTCCGTTTGCTGGAAGACGGCCAGGTCATCTCCAGTACTTCCGAGCTGATCTACAAGCCTGCCAACTGGGGTAATCCGGAGAATCGCTGGCGTTACAACCTGTTTGCCGGGCGCGAAAGCCGTTTGCTCAGTAATTGGCAGCAAGATGATGAAGGTGCCCCGACTGCCGGTGCTGCATTCAATTTCCTGTTGCACCCGCGTGTTGTACTAGGGCTGTCCGCTCGGCAGGTCAAGGACCAGTTGCAACTGGGCACCTCCGCCGAATGGACGGCGAGCGACAAAACCTCGCTCTATACCAGTGTTTCCCAGACGAAAGGCGAGGGGACGGGGATTGAGGTGCAAGGCGTGCATCGGTACGACGGTGGCAGCCTGGTGCTGCGCCACCAGCGTAGTTGGCTGGACACTCGCAATACATACGAAGTGCTGCCTGACGGTACGCAAACCCGCACCCGTAATACCTTCAATGGGCAAACCAGTAGCACTGCGTTGTCGCTGAACCAGCGAATAAGCAGTAAGAGTTCGGTCAGCGCGCAGGTTTCCCATAGCCAGGGCTACAGCGAGGGCGTGGGGGTGGACTTGAGTTGGACGCGTAACACGCAGTTGTTTGGTCATCAGGCAGACTGGCGGGTGGCAGTGTTTGATCGCCCGGGTACCGTGGGTACCGCGAATCAGCGCGATCGCGGAATTGACCTCAGTGTGCGCATGGCATTGGGCTCGGACGGTCATCAGCTTTCCGGCAGCGTTGGTTCCCGCACCTCGCGCGAAGGTGCGCGCGACGCGAATGCATCGGTGACCTATCGGCGCGACCTGAAGGATCATGTCCTGCAAAGCGTTTCCGCAACGGCCAGTAGCGATACCTATGGCACCGGCCTGGCAGGTACTGCTGACTTCAAGACCGCCAAGGTCAGCGGTTCGGCGCACATGCAGCAGTCTTCCTACAATGGTGCGGTCACGGGTGGGCTTAACCTGGATAGCACCTTGGCCATCAGCGGCAAAAACGTCGTGTTCAGTAGCCAGAGCTCGACGGGTGAGGCGGGGATGATCGTCGATGTAGAGAGCGATCTGGATGACATTCAGGTACGTGCCGATGACTTCAATGGCACTAACGCCATGTTGCGCCCCGGACGTAATTTCATCCCGGTTTCGGCATACAAAAGTGGCACGGTGAGTTTTGATTTTGAGGGTAATGACGTGCCAGCGGCTTCGATTCAGCCAGCGCGTACGACTTACCACTTGAATAAAGGCGGGGTGGAGTATCGCAAGATACGCATCGTGAAAACGGTGACCGTAATGGGGCGTCTGCTGGATGCTGGCGGTAAACCCTTGAAGGGCCATCACGTGATCAACCATGCGAGCCGTGGGGTCAGTGAGGTCGACGGGTTCTTCTCCCTGGAGATGAGTGAGAGTTCTCCTACACTTGAGGTACGGCACAACAGCCAGTTGTTATGCCAGTTCCGGCTCGATCCAGCCAACCAGCGCCGAGAAAATGATGTGTTGATGGTGGGCGATCTGCGGTGTCATTCAGACACCTTGGCCGATGCTGCTTATAAGACTGAAAACGCCAGTTGA
- a CDS encoding LacI family DNA-binding transcriptional regulator: MTSFSVAQRSRVTMLDVARHAGVSKASVSRFIGDDRALLSDAIALRIEHAIGQLGYRPNQMARGLKRGRTRLIGMLVADIRNPYSIAVMHGVETACRQHGYSLVVCNTDRDDEQERQHLAALRSYNIEGLIVNTLGHHLDQLLELQREMPLVLVDRKVEPLHSDLVGLDNPAAVRMAVEHLQQHGYREVLLVSEATDGTSSRLERIESFKHEITSRPQLAGAVLELNAELEHHLQIFLAKTGPKAVFCANGVAALACTRALKDLGCNLFEDVGLIALDDLDWYPLVGTGITALAQPTEAIGATAFDCLLKRLRGDTEPTRTLDFLPQLIIRGSTQTVVGALTK, translated from the coding sequence ATGACTTCCTTCTCCGTCGCCCAACGCAGCCGCGTGACCATGCTTGATGTGGCCCGCCACGCCGGCGTCTCCAAGGCCAGTGTTTCGCGGTTTATCGGCGACGACCGCGCCCTGCTCTCCGATGCGATTGCCTTGCGCATCGAACACGCCATCGGACAACTCGGCTATCGTCCCAACCAAATGGCCCGCGGCCTCAAACGTGGGCGCACGCGCTTGATTGGCATGCTGGTGGCCGATATTCGCAACCCCTATTCCATTGCCGTGATGCACGGCGTCGAAACCGCCTGCCGCCAGCACGGCTACAGCCTGGTGGTATGCAACACCGACCGTGATGACGAGCAAGAGCGCCAGCACTTGGCTGCGCTGCGCTCGTACAACATCGAAGGGTTGATCGTGAATACGCTCGGTCATCACTTGGACCAATTGCTGGAACTGCAACGGGAAATGCCTCTGGTGCTGGTAGACCGCAAGGTCGAGCCGCTGCACAGCGACTTGGTGGGTCTGGATAACCCGGCGGCTGTGCGCATGGCGGTGGAGCATCTGCAACAACACGGTTATCGCGAAGTGTTGCTGGTGAGTGAAGCGACCGATGGCACCAGTTCGCGGTTGGAACGTATTGAAAGCTTTAAGCATGAAATTACCAGCCGCCCGCAGCTGGCCGGCGCCGTGTTGGAGTTGAACGCCGAACTGGAACACCACCTGCAAATCTTCCTGGCCAAAACCGGCCCCAAGGCGGTGTTCTGCGCCAACGGTGTTGCAGCATTGGCCTGTACTCGCGCGCTCAAAGACCTGGGCTGCAACCTGTTTGAAGATGTCGGCCTGATCGCCTTGGATGACCTGGATTGGTACCCGCTGGTGGGCACGGGTATCACCGCCCTCGCCCAACCTACCGAGGCCATTGGCGCCACTGCATTCGATTGTTTGCTCAAGCGCCTGCGCGGCGATACTGAACCGACGCGCACCCTAGATTTCCTGCCCCAATTGATTATCCGGGGCTCAACACAAACCGTTGTGGGAGCCCTAACCAAGTAG
- a CDS encoding AP endonuclease, whose translation MHKYPVSISLSSYGADVVHQQGQLSFVELLKAAGAQRIEWREELLTTERPAELAQAAAQHQLESVFSSPLELWVAGRAQPNAELAATLDRAQAFGARWLKVSLGYFTDTNDLESLHALLAQHPVQLLVENDQTLHGGRIEPMQRFFTEVERLGLPVKMTFDIGNWQWQDQSALTAARLLGRHVDYLHCKAVARRADGKLVALPPGATDLHLWEQLLKHMTQGITRAVEFPLQGDDLVEVTAQQVDTLARLGQPRVENAHV comes from the coding sequence ATGCATAAATACCCCGTGTCTATCAGTCTTTCCAGCTACGGCGCCGACGTGGTTCACCAGCAAGGCCAACTCAGTTTTGTCGAGCTGCTCAAGGCCGCCGGCGCCCAGCGCATCGAGTGGCGTGAAGAATTACTGACCACCGAGCGCCCGGCCGAACTGGCCCAGGCCGCTGCGCAACACCAGTTGGAATCGGTGTTTTCATCGCCCCTGGAGCTGTGGGTGGCCGGCCGCGCGCAACCCAATGCCGAACTCGCCGCTACCCTGGACCGCGCCCAGGCCTTTGGTGCCCGTTGGCTAAAAGTTTCCCTCGGCTACTTCACCGACACAAACGACCTGGAAAGCCTGCATGCCCTGCTCGCCCAACACCCGGTGCAACTGCTGGTAGAAAACGACCAGACCCTGCACGGCGGACGCATTGAACCGATGCAGCGTTTTTTCACTGAAGTGGAACGCCTGGGCCTACCCGTGAAGATGACGTTCGATATCGGCAACTGGCAGTGGCAAGACCAATCCGCCCTCACCGCCGCGCGCCTGCTGGGCCGACACGTTGACTATCTGCACTGCAAGGCCGTGGCCAGGCGTGCAGACGGCAAATTGGTCGCGCTACCGCCTGGCGCCACCGACCTGCATCTGTGGGAACAACTGCTCAAGCACATGACTCAAGGGATTACCCGGGCAGTGGAATTCCCGTTGCAAGGCGATGACCTGGTGGAGGTCACCGCGCAGCAGGTCGACACCCTCGCCCGCTTGGGCCAGCCACGTGTGGAGAACGCTCATGTCTGA
- a CDS encoding sugar kinase, which produces MSEIDILSFGETMAMFVAEQTGDLAHVAQFHKRIAGADSNVAIGLSRLGFNVTWLSRVGNDSLGRFVIDTLQKEGLDCRHVAVDPLHPTGFQLKSREEAGADPQVEYFRKGSAASHLSIAAISPALLQARHLHATGIPPALSDATRELSTELMTQMRKAGRSVSFDPNLRPSLWANQQTMIREINALAAHADWVLPGLGEGRLLTGFDDPADIAAFYLDQGAEAVAIKLGPDGAYYRTQMDQGYVAAVRVDKVVDTVGAGDGFAVGMISALLESASFPEAVQRGNWIGSRAVQSRGDMEGLPTRQELPTTNVA; this is translated from the coding sequence ATGTCTGAGATCGATATCCTGTCGTTCGGTGAAACCATGGCGATGTTTGTCGCCGAGCAAACGGGCGATCTGGCCCACGTTGCACAGTTTCATAAACGTATTGCGGGTGCTGACAGCAATGTTGCCATTGGCTTGTCGCGGCTGGGTTTTAACGTCACCTGGCTGAGCCGAGTGGGCAATGATTCCCTTGGGCGCTTTGTGATCGACACGTTGCAAAAGGAAGGCCTGGATTGCCGGCATGTGGCAGTCGATCCGTTGCATCCCACCGGCTTCCAGCTCAAGTCCCGCGAAGAGGCTGGCGCTGATCCCCAGGTGGAATACTTTCGCAAGGGTTCGGCGGCCAGTCATTTGTCTATCGCGGCGATCAGCCCAGCGCTGCTGCAAGCTCGCCATTTGCACGCTACTGGCATTCCGCCAGCGTTATCCGACGCGACCCGTGAGCTGTCCACCGAACTGATGACGCAAATGCGCAAGGCCGGGCGCAGCGTATCGTTCGACCCGAACCTGCGCCCGTCGCTGTGGGCCAACCAGCAGACAATGATTCGCGAAATCAACGCCCTCGCCGCCCACGCCGACTGGGTCTTGCCGGGCCTGGGTGAAGGCCGTTTGCTCACCGGTTTTGATGACCCGGCCGATATCGCCGCGTTTTACCTCGACCAGGGTGCCGAGGCCGTCGCGATAAAACTCGGTCCGGATGGTGCTTATTACCGCACCCAGATGGATCAAGGCTATGTCGCCGCAGTCCGCGTGGACAAGGTGGTCGACACCGTCGGCGCCGGCGATGGCTTTGCGGTAGGCATGATCAGTGCGCTGCTGGAAAGCGCCAGCTTCCCCGAAGCCGTACAGCGCGGCAACTGGATCGGCAGCCGCGCCGTGCAAAGCCGCGGGGACATGGAGGGTTTGCCCACTCGCCAGGAATTACCCACCACCAACGTCGCATAA
- a CDS encoding methyl-accepting chemotaxis protein — translation MTQIRQSSIDMSANQVPSVTYLGTITENVLRLRILSFRVLVNREPAGLQEAETRMGVLADKVKTAQAGYAALPAGPEEAALYKTFVSTLDNYLNAQSEMLALSKQGKVEDMRSLINTRIKDGTDLMGEQLNKLIAINAADAKDADAEAGESYQGAITGVIAVSVAAALLTVLLAWLLTRSIVTPLRKAVEVAQTIAGGNLSKVIEDDGKDEPARLLSALAAMQANLRQTIQHIAGSATQLASAAEELSAVTEEASKGLQQQNNEIDQAATAVNEMTAAVEEVARNAVSTSEASGQSNQAAREGRDRVVETVGAIQTMTQDVQNTAVLIEGLATQGRDIGKVLDVIRAIAEQTNLLALNAAIEAARAGEAGRGFAVVADEVRALAHRTAQSTQEIEKMVAGIQNGTGEAVQSMQQSNLRTQNTLEMARAAGVALEQITQSISLINERNLVIASASEEQAQVSREVDRNLVNIRDLATQSAAGANQTSAASHELSRLAVDLNGMVARFVI, via the coding sequence ATGACGCAGATACGGCAATCTTCGATAGACATGAGTGCTAACCAGGTGCCCAGCGTCACCTACCTGGGCACCATCACAGAGAACGTGCTGCGCTTGCGCATCCTGTCGTTCCGCGTACTGGTTAATCGCGAGCCTGCTGGCCTGCAAGAAGCCGAAACCCGCATGGGCGTGCTGGCCGATAAAGTAAAGACCGCCCAGGCCGGTTACGCAGCACTGCCTGCGGGTCCGGAGGAGGCGGCGCTGTACAAGACGTTTGTCAGCACGTTGGACAACTACCTCAACGCCCAGTCCGAGATGCTAGCCCTTTCCAAGCAAGGCAAGGTCGAAGACATGCGCAGTCTGATCAACACCCGTATCAAGGATGGCACCGACCTGATGGGCGAGCAGTTGAACAAGCTGATCGCCATCAACGCGGCGGATGCCAAGGATGCCGACGCTGAAGCTGGCGAAAGCTATCAGGGCGCCATCACTGGTGTCATCGCCGTGTCGGTTGCTGCGGCGTTACTGACGGTATTGTTGGCCTGGTTGTTGACCCGCAGCATCGTTACGCCATTGCGCAAAGCCGTGGAAGTGGCGCAGACCATTGCCGGTGGCAACTTGAGCAAAGTCATCGAAGACGACGGCAAGGATGAGCCCGCGCGCCTGCTCAGCGCCCTGGCCGCGATGCAAGCCAACCTGCGCCAGACCATCCAGCACATCGCTGGCTCGGCCACGCAGTTGGCGTCTGCCGCCGAAGAGCTGAGTGCGGTCACGGAGGAGGCCTCCAAAGGCCTGCAACAACAAAACAACGAGATCGACCAGGCCGCCACAGCCGTCAACGAAATGACCGCTGCAGTGGAAGAAGTGGCGCGTAACGCTGTGTCCACTTCCGAGGCGTCTGGCCAGTCCAACCAGGCCGCACGCGAAGGTCGCGACCGGGTAGTGGAAACGGTCGGCGCGATCCAGACCATGACCCAGGACGTGCAAAACACCGCCGTGCTGATCGAAGGCCTGGCCACGCAGGGCCGTGATATTGGCAAGGTGTTGGACGTGATCCGCGCGATTGCCGAACAGACCAACCTGTTGGCGCTTAACGCGGCCATTGAAGCAGCCCGCGCCGGTGAAGCGGGGCGTGGTTTTGCGGTCGTCGCAGACGAAGTGCGAGCCCTGGCCCATCGCACCGCGCAGTCGACCCAAGAAATCGAGAAGATGGTTGCCGGCATCCAAAATGGTACCGGTGAGGCGGTTCAGTCCATGCAACAGAGCAACCTGCGCACCCAGAACACCCTGGAAATGGCCCGCGCTGCTGGTGTGGCGCTGGAGCAGATTACCCAGTCCATCAGCCTGATCAACGAGCGTAATCTGGTGATCGCCAGCGCATCTGAAGAACAGGCGCAGGTGTCCCGTGAAGTGGACCGCAACCTGGTGAACATCCGCGACCTGGCCACCCAGTCAGCCGCGGGTGCCAACCAGACCAGTGCGGCCAGCCATGAGCTGTCGCGCCTGGCGGTGGATTTGAATGGGATGGTGGCGAGGTTCGTTATCTAA
- a CDS encoding purine permease codes for MTLKPPPRYKSDLIYGLEDRPHFTAAIFAALQHVLASFVGIITPTLIVGGVLGLESEVPYLVSMALFVSGLGTFVQARKFGPIGSGLLCLQGTSFSFISVILSAGFMVKARGGGTDEILSTIFGICFFAAFIEVVLSQFIGKLRKLITPVVTGTIITLMGLSLIKVAVTDMAGGFGASDLGAASNMGLAALVLLTIVVLNRFNNPFLRLGSIVIGLTLGFVVAWLMGRVDMAALPHVPLISVPVPFKYGFSFDWVAFIPVAVIFLISPLEAAGDLTANSMISQQPVKGPLYIKRIKSGLLADGLNSAMAATFNSLPMVTFAQNNGVIQLTGVASRYVAYFIAGLLVLLGLFPMIGAVLQLMPKPVLGGATLIMFGTVAVAGIKILAEAGLHRRNVLIVAISLGMGLGVAAVPEVLRDLPKALHNIFESPITVGAFCAILLNIFLPEEFIELEEDEFDPESSTLKVMQDPDVTK; via the coding sequence CTGACGCTCAAGCCCCCGCCCCGCTATAAATCCGATCTGATCTACGGCTTGGAAGACCGCCCGCACTTCACCGCAGCAATTTTTGCAGCGCTGCAGCACGTGCTCGCCAGTTTCGTCGGCATCATCACGCCCACCCTGATTGTTGGCGGCGTACTCGGCCTGGAAAGCGAAGTGCCCTACTTGGTGAGCATGGCGCTGTTCGTGTCGGGGCTGGGTACTTTTGTGCAGGCGCGCAAGTTCGGGCCTATCGGCTCGGGGCTGTTGTGCCTGCAAGGCACCAGCTTTTCGTTTATCAGCGTGATCCTCAGCGCGGGCTTCATGGTCAAGGCGCGCGGCGGCGGCACCGACGAGATCCTTTCGACGATCTTTGGTATCTGCTTTTTTGCGGCGTTTATCGAAGTGGTGCTCAGCCAGTTCATCGGCAAACTGCGCAAGCTCATCACTCCCGTGGTCACCGGCACCATCATCACCTTGATGGGCTTGTCGCTGATCAAGGTGGCCGTCACCGACATGGCCGGCGGCTTCGGTGCCAGCGACCTGGGTGCTGCAAGCAATATGGGCCTGGCGGCGCTGGTGCTGCTGACCATTGTGGTTCTTAACCGTTTCAACAACCCGTTCCTGCGCTTGGGCTCGATCGTGATCGGCCTGACCCTGGGCTTCGTCGTGGCCTGGTTGATGGGCCGCGTCGACATGGCAGCGCTGCCCCACGTGCCGTTGATCAGCGTGCCGGTGCCGTTCAAGTACGGCTTCTCGTTCGACTGGGTGGCGTTTATCCCGGTGGCGGTGATCTTCCTGATTTCGCCGTTGGAAGCGGCCGGTGACCTGACGGCCAACTCGATGATTTCCCAGCAGCCGGTCAAGGGCCCGCTGTATATCAAGCGCATCAAGTCGGGCTTGTTGGCTGACGGCCTTAATTCGGCAATGGCCGCGACCTTCAACAGCTTGCCGATGGTGACCTTCGCCCAGAACAACGGCGTGATCCAGTTGACCGGCGTGGCCAGCCGTTACGTGGCGTACTTCATCGCTGGCCTGCTGGTGCTGCTGGGGCTGTTCCCGATGATCGGCGCAGTGCTGCAACTGATGCCCAAGCCGGTACTGGGCGGTGCCACCCTGATCATGTTCGGCACCGTGGCCGTGGCGGGAATCAAGATTCTCGCCGAAGCCGGGCTGCATCGCCGCAATGTGCTGATCGTAGCGATCTCCCTCGGCATGGGCCTGGGCGTCGCTGCCGTACCGGAAGTGCTGCGCGACCTGCCCAAGGCGCTGCACAACATCTTTGAATCGCCGATCACCGTGGGCGCGTTCTGTGCAATCTTGCTGAACATTTTCCTGCCGGAAGAGTTCATAGAGCTGGAAGAAGATGAATTTGATCCGGAGTCCTCTACCCTCAAAGTGATGCAGGACCCGGACGTCACGAAATAG
- a CDS encoding N-acetyltransferase produces MQPTLYTERLILRPLTLDDAEATQQQFPHWEVVRYLNAVVPWPYPADGARSYLEHVALPAMARGEEWHWSIRLKSAPEVLIGNVCLSDTVDDNRGFWLGPQWQGLGLMTEASAAVTDYWFGVLERPVLRVPKAAPNLGSRRISEREGMRLVRTDEGQFVEGTFPRDIWEMTREQWLKPKSPKP; encoded by the coding sequence ATGCAACCGACGCTGTACACCGAGCGACTGATCCTGCGCCCACTGACCCTGGACGATGCCGAGGCCACCCAACAGCAATTTCCCCATTGGGAAGTAGTGCGTTACCTCAACGCCGTGGTGCCTTGGCCCTACCCGGCCGACGGCGCGCGCAGCTATCTGGAGCACGTCGCATTGCCGGCCATGGCGCGCGGTGAGGAATGGCATTGGTCGATCCGCCTTAAGAGCGCACCTGAGGTGTTGATCGGCAACGTCTGCCTGTCGGATACCGTGGACGACAACCGTGGTTTTTGGCTGGGCCCGCAATGGCAGGGCCTGGGGCTGATGACCGAGGCCAGTGCGGCGGTGACCGATTACTGGTTTGGCGTGCTCGAACGCCCGGTATTGCGTGTGCCCAAGGCAGCCCCCAACCTGGGTTCGCGACGGATCTCCGAGCGTGAGGGGATGCGGTTGGTAAGGACGGATGAAGGCCAGTTTGTTGAAGGCACCTTCCCACGGGACATTTGGGAGATGACCCGTGAGCAATGGCTAAAACCCAAATCCCCCAAACCATAA